The Deinococcus koreensis genome window below encodes:
- a CDS encoding tyrosine-type recombinase/integrase, translating into MAQIDSHFEAFLAERRQQQLSPAGERLFRDAWTVFRRLPGSYRADPAAIRAVLRPDRRWGRHDLYRLARGLSQILTWLRDRRVIPASLDLTSPSPRSVMGPQLLTDPSIARLLRRVDDLGVRTLAYLVYHTGLRAQTLITMKREHVNLATRTLTVPGRDGGPDVQVGFSQAAGDALRLWFLRRRKNALYLFHDATAMPLTLRYASRVLRQAGATVGLPAIGFGELQYSHLRLLALRFPEVDETLIEARLHQPFRLHSLRLPYLLYLAGEPRGAHDVLSMTKGVPR; encoded by the coding sequence ATGGCCCAGATAGACAGCCACTTCGAGGCGTTCCTGGCCGAGCGCCGGCAGCAGCAGCTCAGCCCAGCTGGGGAGCGGTTGTTCCGCGACGCCTGGACAGTCTTCCGCCGCCTCCCCGGCTCATACAGGGCCGACCCTGCGGCCATCCGCGCCGTCCTCCGTCCCGACCGCCGCTGGGGGCGTCACGACCTCTACAGGCTCGCCCGTGGCCTGTCCCAGATCCTGACCTGGCTGCGAGACCGGCGGGTCATCCCGGCGTCCCTCGACCTGACCTCGCCCTCCCCACGGAGCGTCATGGGGCCTCAACTGCTTACCGATCCAAGCATCGCGCGGCTGCTCCGGAGGGTGGACGACCTGGGGGTGCGGACGCTCGCCTATCTCGTCTACCACACCGGCCTGCGCGCCCAGACGCTGATCACTATGAAGCGGGAGCACGTCAACCTCGCCACCCGCACGCTGACCGTGCCCGGACGGGACGGCGGGCCGGACGTGCAGGTTGGCTTTAGCCAGGCGGCCGGGGATGCCCTGCGCCTGTGGTTCCTCCGGCGCCGGAAGAACGCGCTCTACCTCTTCCACGACGCCACTGCCATGCCTCTGACCCTGCGCTATGCGTCCAGGGTTCTCCGACAGGCCGGGGCCACCGTGGGGCTGCCGGCCATCGGCTTCGGCGAATTGCAGTACAGCCACCTCCGGCTGCTGGCGCTGCGCTTCCCCGAGGTCGACGAGACCCTGATCGAAGCCCGGCTCCACCAGCCGTTCCGATTGCACTCCCTGCGCCTTCCCTACTTGCTGTACCTCGCTGGCGAGCCCCGCGGCGCCCACGACGTTCTCAGCATGACCAAAGGAGTTCCCCGATGA
- a CDS encoding tyrosine-type recombinase/integrase — translation MEHLRQSVTDFIRDGERRLSPATILYYRSALAAFLDYCETQGVQLVSGVTRPLIRAYAAQLDGTMAPGGAHARLRALRVFVNWLVREELLSGNPLPHHLFPKVPQPELAVITEGDMAALLTQAATTRRPLRDRAMLLTLFDTGLRASELCGLHLDHLLPDSTLYVRLGKGAKDRRVPISKPTRRALQAYIQKERPDSESTQLFLSRGAQPLTASGLLQHLVDLCAAAGLPHKTPHAFRRGFAVSFIKHGADLVRLRDVLGHTSIAMSARYAVMSSEDLKELHQTASPVQHMAGRKKGGR, via the coding sequence ATGGAACACCTTCGTCAGTCCGTCACCGACTTCATCCGCGATGGAGAACGTCGGCTTTCACCCGCCACCATCCTGTACTACCGCTCTGCACTGGCGGCCTTCCTCGATTACTGCGAGACGCAGGGCGTCCAGCTGGTCTCGGGGGTCACGCGTCCCCTTATCCGGGCCTACGCGGCGCAGCTTGACGGCACGATGGCCCCAGGCGGGGCACACGCCCGGCTGCGCGCCCTGCGGGTCTTCGTGAACTGGCTGGTGCGCGAAGAGCTGTTGAGCGGGAACCCGCTGCCACACCACCTCTTCCCGAAGGTGCCGCAGCCGGAACTGGCCGTCATCACTGAAGGGGACATGGCCGCGCTGCTGACCCAGGCGGCCACCACACGCCGGCCCCTGCGTGACCGGGCCATGCTGCTCACCCTCTTCGACACCGGCCTGCGCGCCTCGGAGCTGTGCGGCCTGCACCTCGACCACCTGTTGCCGGACAGCACCCTGTACGTCCGGCTGGGCAAGGGGGCCAAGGATCGCCGCGTCCCCATCAGCAAGCCCACCCGCCGCGCCCTGCAGGCGTACATCCAGAAGGAGCGTCCCGACTCGGAGAGCACCCAGCTCTTCCTGTCCCGTGGCGCGCAGCCCCTGACGGCCAGCGGCCTGCTGCAGCACCTCGTCGACCTGTGCGCGGCCGCTGGCCTGCCCCACAAGACCCCGCACGCCTTCCGGCGCGGTTTCGCCGTGTCGTTCATCAAGCACGGCGCTGATCTGGTGCGCCTGCGGGACGTGCTCGGCCATACCAGCATCGCCATGTCGGCCCGCTACGCCGTCATGTCGTCCGAAGACCTCAAAGAGCTTCACCAGACCGCCTCGCCCGTGCAGCACATGGCCGGGCGCAAGAAAGGAGGCCGCTGA
- a CDS encoding metallophosphoesterase, producing the protein MHKFLAFGDVHADFDTLWAALRAASCVDPAFGPTPPVVAGLYQVILVGDLVHPKNEREYARLSGLPRFDPKDPDHLFLAAREQVKHLERLKAYQEAAPHAVHIILGNHDDAVLNTSYVLGTSGGMVHSEFDPEHGGLMLPDHLKTWMQSFPREIRVGGVQFAHVSPLPAHSHYDDLFYADHSPKRWFRETPEYVEMAGLAFGIYGHTQIDDGILLDEEHRLAMIDALHAREYLELLLDPQAGDPDASPIRSVRAVPF; encoded by the coding sequence ATGCACAAATTTCTGGCATTTGGCGATGTGCATGCCGACTTCGATACGCTGTGGGCCGCCCTGCGCGCCGCCAGCTGTGTCGACCCGGCCTTCGGGCCCACTCCCCCGGTGGTCGCCGGGCTGTATCAGGTCATTCTGGTGGGTGATCTGGTGCATCCCAAGAACGAGCGCGAATACGCCCGGCTGAGCGGCCTGCCGCGCTTCGATCCCAAAGATCCCGACCACCTGTTTCTGGCGGCGCGCGAGCAGGTCAAGCACCTGGAACGCCTGAAGGCCTATCAGGAGGCGGCGCCCCACGCGGTGCACATCATCCTGGGCAACCACGACGACGCCGTGCTGAACACCAGTTACGTCCTGGGCACCAGCGGCGGCATGGTGCACAGCGAGTTCGACCCCGAGCACGGCGGCCTGATGCTCCCGGATCACCTGAAAACCTGGATGCAGTCCTTCCCGCGCGAGATCCGCGTGGGCGGCGTGCAGTTCGCGCACGTCTCGCCGCTACCGGCCCACAGCCACTACGACGACCTGTTCTACGCCGACCACAGCCCCAAGCGCTGGTTCCGCGAGACGCCCGAATACGTGGAGATGGCCGGGCTGGCCTTCGGGATCTACGGCCACACCCAGATCGACGATGGCATCCTGCTGGACGAGGAACACCGGCTGGCGATGATCGACGCCCTGCACGCCCGCGAGTACCTGGAACTGCTGCTCGATCCCCAGGCGGGCGATCCGGACGCCAGCCCGATCCGCAGTGTCCGGGCCGTTCCGTTCTGA
- a CDS encoding single-stranded DNA-binding protein → MADLDRVREALRASMTAWATLEVRGDQARVTPAPDPDGLALHLERLDPQWSLTWACDSVQPPVVRARLTLLGTVREGLASAHTLQDAKLAALADAARTYGVAPAGEPTWVEYDADDGPNTADLEADAPPPAPGARPLPPEPPRDPQMDKARRHIEDLLEQLKVAGRGGDAARVLMRGYGETLEESRAIYKELQALLKS, encoded by the coding sequence ATGGCTGACCTTGACCGCGTGCGCGAGGCCCTTCGCGCCAGCATGACCGCCTGGGCCACCCTGGAAGTGCGGGGCGACCAGGCCCGCGTGACCCCGGCCCCCGATCCGGATGGACTGGCCCTTCACCTCGAACGTCTCGACCCCCAGTGGAGCCTGACCTGGGCCTGCGACTCCGTGCAGCCGCCCGTGGTGCGGGCCCGGCTGACCCTGCTGGGCACCGTCCGCGAGGGGCTGGCCAGCGCCCACACCCTGCAGGACGCCAAACTGGCCGCCCTGGCCGACGCCGCCCGCACCTACGGCGTCGCGCCGGCCGGCGAGCCCACCTGGGTCGAATACGATGCCGACGACGGCCCCAACACGGCCGATCTGGAGGCGGACGCCCCGCCGCCGGCCCCCGGCGCGCGGCCCCTCCCGCCGGAGCCCCCCCGCGACCCGCAGATGGACAAGGCCCGCCGCCACATCGAGGATCTGCTGGAGCAGCTGAAGGTGGCCGGCCGGGGCGGCGACGCGGCCCGCGTCCTGATGCGCGGCTACGGCGAAACCCTGGAGGAGAGCCGCGCCATCTACAAGGAACTGCAGGCCCTCCTGAAGAGCTGA
- a CDS encoding GEVED domain-containing protein, translating to MSRLILFLRRLPDQVRQLRTALLLLVLATLGSALAAPSYCTATWAITSATTKQIGYFNFTTNTYTAMYTAAGTNVSSNSLSESPSNGRLYYIDRTNNQLRYVNPVDGSDNLVASVVAPPAAFVGGTFDASGNYYVNTSNGKFAQMDVATGAIIGAYKTMTAPAGYTLNATSNGDFAIDGTGQMYVIVEATVASVNNPYIWKLDLNSGALTSPLAIKSNATTQWTGTANGLAIDPPTGALLLTSGTGALAGGTAGGIFAVDAVTGIATLKQGSTVFTDLGSCGLKPDLPTLSKSFSPTPISAAPGISKLTITIGNTNLAPIYTFADLTDTLPTTPGAMKVAATPNLTGTCLAGNTVTAAGGATSIKLSSGARIPVGGCTITVDVTAPSYGTYVNTIAASSLVTSVGTHASAASATLENLQPTLILNKTIAAPGRANTADQFTVQVKSGATVTASASTSGSGTTAATATTSLNAGTAYTLTEVMAAGSVSALSNYTTAVSCANSRTTSSTVLPSGAGQSFTLTPAAGDAITCTLTNTPTLADLAVTKTASKASYAAGEDVVYTVTLTNNGPAAAGGAVLTDTLPTQIIAASWTCSGSGGAVCPAASGNGNLSQTVATLPSSGSVSYTITGLARTSGTGIVNTASVALPSGVSDLSPANNSASATIAIVNPAAASYTGPGAMAPYTTCLNFNGMPVLTPGNSWTNTVTSPDGVALTYTVKVLSVSMAGTSGTPAATDGLEPYVPGTWQGDRWQLYFGANLKNALSNNPGSRDVTYSVSAYALIGSLPVPLQLVTGSAEEDGANGGDPARPIEFVQSTTNGTSFGLADVVTTGGPFRRVTVSGGGKTITTSASSLDAAGANTQVNIALFSTQKRATAADPLVLTSRMLGSGKTAQGFCAEFYADRGDAPTSYGAAAHYTDTTYNPLLPDGTYLYDQLTIGARTDSTTLWLGPAKPSVESAPRGTNALGDSDDAVSSFPPLTSANTYYNLNLTCSNLTGVTATIAAWFDFNANGTFESGERASSSCPVGGGTFTLSWPSVGSVPLGTTYARIRISTDVPSTNSATGPAPDGEVEDYAITVTVGADLRAVKVGPAYARPGDTLTYTITVTNLSGATPATTTVTDTLPAGLSYVSSTPAASVSGQTLSWSVASLASGASRTYTVVATAPTAAALSSTPALRTQTNSVGVSSPLTDPFPVDNTGTATTAMVYGNLVKRVRNVTQGGAFGTSGSGLPGEVLEYCIDYSNLGGAALPNFAISDQVPGNTTPLPLAYDADEPSATTGFGVKLLRGAVTSYLSSVTDADAGALSLTGGSFGRGAMTATLGTLAVGEAGSACFQATIR from the coding sequence GTGAGCCGCCTGATTCTTTTCCTCCGCAGGCTGCCGGATCAGGTTCGGCAGCTCCGCACCGCCCTCCTGCTCCTCGTCCTGGCGACCCTGGGCAGCGCCCTGGCGGCCCCCAGCTACTGCACGGCCACCTGGGCGATCACCAGCGCCACGACCAAGCAGATCGGCTATTTCAACTTCACCACCAACACCTACACGGCGATGTACACGGCGGCGGGCACCAACGTCAGCTCCAACTCGCTTTCGGAGAGCCCCAGCAACGGCCGCCTGTACTACATCGACCGGACGAACAACCAGTTGCGGTACGTCAATCCGGTCGACGGCAGCGACAATCTGGTGGCCTCCGTCGTGGCGCCGCCCGCCGCCTTCGTGGGCGGTACCTTCGATGCCTCCGGCAACTACTACGTGAACACCAGCAACGGCAAATTCGCCCAGATGGATGTGGCGACCGGGGCCATCATCGGGGCCTACAAGACCATGACCGCGCCTGCGGGCTACACGCTCAACGCCACCTCCAACGGCGACTTCGCCATCGACGGCACGGGTCAGATGTACGTCATCGTGGAGGCGACCGTGGCGTCCGTCAACAACCCCTACATCTGGAAACTCGACCTGAACAGCGGCGCCCTGACCAGCCCCCTGGCGATCAAGTCGAACGCCACGACCCAGTGGACAGGCACCGCGAACGGCCTGGCCATCGACCCGCCCACCGGCGCCCTGCTGCTGACCAGCGGGACGGGCGCCCTGGCCGGGGGCACCGCCGGCGGCATCTTCGCCGTCGACGCCGTCACCGGCATCGCCACCCTCAAGCAGGGCAGCACCGTCTTCACCGACCTGGGTTCGTGCGGCCTCAAACCGGATCTGCCCACCCTGAGCAAGAGCTTCTCGCCCACGCCCATCAGCGCCGCGCCCGGCATCAGTAAACTCACCATCACCATCGGCAACACCAACCTGGCGCCCATCTACACCTTCGCCGACCTGACCGACACCCTGCCCACCACGCCGGGCGCCATGAAGGTGGCGGCCACCCCGAACCTGACGGGCACCTGCCTGGCGGGCAACACCGTGACGGCGGCGGGCGGCGCGACCAGCATCAAGCTGAGCAGCGGAGCCCGGATTCCGGTGGGTGGCTGCACCATCACGGTGGATGTCACGGCGCCTTCCTACGGCACCTATGTCAATACCATCGCGGCCAGCTCGCTGGTCACGTCGGTGGGCACCCACGCCAGTGCGGCGAGCGCCACCCTGGAAAACCTGCAGCCCACCCTGATCCTCAACAAGACCATCGCTGCCCCTGGCCGCGCGAATACGGCCGACCAGTTCACGGTGCAGGTCAAGAGCGGAGCGACCGTCACGGCCAGCGCCAGCACCAGCGGCAGCGGCACCACGGCGGCCACGGCCACGACCAGCCTGAACGCCGGCACCGCGTATACCCTGACCGAGGTCATGGCGGCCGGCAGCGTCTCGGCCCTGAGCAACTACACCACGGCCGTGAGCTGCGCCAACAGCCGCACGACCTCATCCACCGTGCTTCCCAGCGGCGCCGGCCAGAGCTTCACGCTGACTCCCGCCGCGGGTGACGCCATCACCTGCACCCTGACCAACACGCCCACCCTGGCCGACCTGGCGGTCACCAAGACCGCCAGCAAGGCCAGCTACGCGGCCGGTGAGGACGTGGTGTACACGGTCACCCTGACCAACAATGGCCCGGCCGCCGCCGGGGGCGCCGTGCTCACCGACACCCTGCCCACCCAGATCATCGCGGCCAGCTGGACGTGTTCGGGCAGCGGCGGCGCCGTGTGCCCGGCGGCCAGCGGCAACGGGAACCTCAGCCAGACGGTCGCCACCCTGCCGAGCAGCGGCAGCGTGAGCTACACCATCACGGGGCTGGCCCGCACCTCGGGCACCGGCATCGTGAACACCGCCAGCGTGGCCCTGCCCAGCGGCGTGTCCGACCTGAGCCCGGCCAACAACAGCGCCAGCGCGACCATCGCCATCGTCAATCCCGCGGCCGCCTCCTACACCGGCCCCGGCGCCATGGCCCCCTACACCACCTGCCTGAACTTCAACGGGATGCCGGTGCTCACCCCCGGCAACTCCTGGACGAACACCGTGACCAGCCCCGACGGCGTGGCCCTGACTTACACCGTCAAGGTGCTCAGTGTCAGCATGGCGGGCACCAGCGGCACGCCCGCCGCCACCGACGGCCTGGAGCCCTACGTGCCCGGCACCTGGCAGGGCGACCGCTGGCAGCTGTATTTCGGAGCCAATCTCAAGAACGCCCTGTCGAACAACCCGGGCAGCCGCGACGTGACCTACTCGGTCAGCGCCTACGCCCTGATCGGCAGCCTGCCGGTGCCGCTGCAACTGGTGACCGGCAGCGCCGAGGAGGACGGGGCCAACGGCGGCGATCCGGCCCGGCCCATCGAATTCGTGCAGTCCACCACCAACGGCACCAGTTTCGGGCTGGCCGACGTGGTGACCACCGGCGGCCCCTTCCGGCGCGTGACGGTCTCCGGGGGCGGGAAGACCATCACGACCTCCGCCAGCTCGCTGGACGCCGCCGGGGCCAACACTCAGGTGAACATCGCGCTGTTCAGCACCCAGAAGCGCGCCACGGCCGCCGACCCGCTGGTGCTGACCAGCCGGATGCTGGGCTCGGGCAAGACCGCCCAGGGCTTCTGCGCCGAGTTCTATGCCGACCGGGGCGACGCCCCGACCAGCTACGGCGCCGCCGCGCACTACACCGACACGACCTACAATCCGCTGCTCCCAGACGGCACCTACCTGTACGACCAGCTGACCATCGGCGCCCGCACCGACAGCACGACCCTCTGGCTGGGGCCGGCCAAGCCCAGCGTGGAGAGCGCGCCGCGCGGCACCAACGCCCTGGGCGACAGCGACGACGCCGTGAGCAGCTTCCCGCCGCTGACCAGTGCCAACACCTACTACAACCTGAACCTCACCTGCAGCAACCTGACCGGAGTCACGGCCACCATCGCCGCCTGGTTCGACTTCAACGCCAACGGCACCTTCGAGTCCGGCGAGCGCGCCAGCTCCAGCTGCCCGGTGGGCGGCGGCACCTTCACCCTGTCCTGGCCGAGTGTGGGGAGCGTGCCGCTGGGCACCACCTACGCCCGCATCCGCATCTCCACCGACGTGCCCAGCACCAACTCCGCCACCGGCCCCGCGCCCGACGGCGAGGTCGAGGACTACGCCATCACGGTGACCGTGGGCGCCGACCTGCGCGCGGTGAAGGTCGGGCCGGCCTACGCCAGGCCGGGCGATACCCTGACCTACACCATCACGGTCACCAACCTCAGCGGCGCCACGCCGGCCACCACGACCGTGACCGATACCCTGCCCGCCGGCCTGAGCTACGTGAGCAGCACCCCCGCCGCCAGCGTGAGCGGCCAGACCCTGAGCTGGAGCGTCGCCAGCCTGGCCAGCGGCGCCAGCCGGACGTACACGGTCGTGGCAACCGCGCCCACGGCGGCGGCGCTGAGCAGCACCCCGGCGCTCAGAACCCAGACCAACTCGGTCGGTGTGAGCAGCCCGCTCACCGACCCCTTCCCGGTCGACAACACGGGCACGGCGACCACCGCGATGGTCTACGGCAATCTGGTCAAACGGGTACGCAACGTCACCCAGGGCGGCGCCTTCGGCACGTCGGGCAGCGGCCTGCCCGGTGAGGTGCTGGAATACTGCATCGACTACTCGAACCTGGGGGGCGCCGCCCTGCCGAACTTCGCCATTTCCGATCAGGTGCCCGGCAACACCACGCCGCTGCCCCTGGCCTACGACGCCGACGAACCCTCGGCCACCACGGGATTCGGAGTGAAGCTGCTGCGTGGGGCCGTCACCTCCTACCTGTCGAGTGTCACGGACGCCGATGCGGGTGCCCTGAGCCTGACCGGCGGTAGCTTCGGCCGGGGCGCCATGACGGCGACGCTGGGTACCCTAGCGGTCGGCGAAGCGGGCAGCGCCTGCTTCCAGGCCACCATCCGCTGA
- a CDS encoding penicillin acylase family protein yields MTAGNTARSRVGRRSLGPRVAWGLGWTLLALLTLALGAVLWLRATSGAQVSGALTLPGLRGPVTVTRDRWGVPHIRAQASDEDALFALGFVHWQDRAWQMEFQRRVAQGRLSEVLGAAALEQDRFLRTWGFQRAALSALPALAPRTRRLVSAYTAGVNAAMARGQVAPEFRVLGFTPARWTDVDSLSWSKLMAYDLGGNMDEEVLGSRIVKRLGAAGLGAVMTPYPAGAPTILSADELGRERPLPAPTSTPTTVRPAPSRPTAALPDSALRGLQAHLDAARSLGLERVPGKGSNDWVIAGSRTASGRPILADDPHLALTSPMLWYLADLQGPGLRAIGASIPGLPGIVIGRNDRVAWGVTNVNPDVQDLYIEPPGAPLVQRTETIRVKGAPDVQLTVQESAHGPIVSGAGAADVGPRVALKWTALQGGDTTMDAFLDINYAQNWGQFTQALSRYVAPSQNFVYADVDGNTGYYAPGRVPIRRGWDGALPVPGDGSREWAGFIPFAQLPHTLNPPDGLVVTANNKVVPDSSPLSLGNERNWAEPYRAQRITELLEARPRGLSVADVRRVQLDTTSLVWRDFREVMLATRPDGEASRAALERLRGWDGNQTVDSVPSTLFEAWLMTLQTLAQDELGTPSAMNSLSVLNQLRGEGALCRNRGAGVTSCADQLSSSLRRAVDDLGTRLGSDPAGWTYGRLHRVASTHRAFGKVPALAWLFNHSAPTPGGTNTVNVARPEVGTFRQTHGASYRQIVDLSDPDASLYVGSLGQGGNPLGSHVADQQRLWVAGDYLPMSTKPADWGRSTVLTLRPGR; encoded by the coding sequence ATGACGGCAGGCAACACGGCGCGGAGCCGGGTGGGACGGAGATCGCTGGGGCCCCGGGTGGCCTGGGGGCTGGGCTGGACGCTGCTGGCCCTGCTCACGCTGGCCCTGGGCGCCGTGCTGTGGCTGCGCGCGACCTCAGGGGCCCAGGTCTCGGGCGCCCTGACGCTGCCGGGGCTGCGGGGGCCGGTCACGGTCACGCGCGACCGCTGGGGCGTGCCGCACATCCGCGCCCAGGCGTCCGACGAGGACGCCCTGTTCGCGCTGGGCTTCGTGCACTGGCAGGATCGGGCGTGGCAGATGGAGTTCCAGCGCCGGGTGGCGCAGGGCCGGCTCTCGGAGGTGCTGGGCGCGGCGGCGCTGGAGCAGGACCGGTTCCTGCGCACCTGGGGCTTCCAGCGCGCGGCGCTCTCGGCGCTGCCGGCCCTGGCCCCGCGCACGCGGCGGCTGGTCTCGGCCTACACCGCCGGCGTGAACGCCGCCATGGCCCGGGGCCAGGTCGCCCCGGAATTCCGTGTCCTGGGCTTCACGCCCGCGCGCTGGACGGACGTGGACAGCCTGTCGTGGAGCAAGCTGATGGCCTACGACCTGGGCGGCAACATGGACGAGGAGGTGCTGGGCAGCCGGATCGTGAAGCGCCTGGGGGCCGCTGGCCTCGGGGCGGTCATGACGCCCTACCCGGCGGGCGCCCCGACCATCCTCAGCGCCGACGAGCTGGGGCGGGAGCGGCCGCTGCCGGCGCCGACCTCCACGCCCACCACTGTCCGGCCCGCCCCCAGCCGGCCCACTGCTGCCCTGCCCGATTCCGCTCTGCGCGGCCTGCAGGCGCACCTGGACGCCGCCCGCAGCCTGGGCCTGGAGCGCGTGCCCGGCAAGGGCAGCAACGACTGGGTGATCGCCGGGAGCCGCACCGCCAGCGGCAGGCCGATCCTGGCCGACGACCCGCACCTGGCGCTGACCAGCCCGATGCTGTGGTACCTGGCCGACCTGCAGGGGCCGGGGCTGCGGGCCATCGGGGCCAGCATCCCGGGCCTGCCGGGCATCGTGATCGGCCGCAACGACCGCGTGGCCTGGGGAGTCACCAACGTCAACCCGGACGTGCAGGATCTGTACATTGAGCCGCCGGGGGCGCCGCTCGTGCAGCGCACCGAGACGATCCGCGTCAAGGGCGCCCCGGACGTGCAGCTGACCGTGCAGGAAAGCGCCCACGGCCCCATCGTGAGCGGGGCGGGGGCCGCCGACGTGGGCCCGCGCGTGGCCCTGAAATGGACGGCCCTGCAGGGCGGCGACACCACCATGGACGCCTTTCTGGACATCAATTACGCGCAGAACTGGGGACAGTTCACGCAGGCCCTCTCGCGCTATGTGGCGCCCAGCCAGAACTTCGTGTACGCCGACGTGGACGGCAACACCGGCTACTACGCGCCGGGCCGCGTGCCGATCCGCCGGGGCTGGGACGGCGCCCTGCCGGTGCCCGGCGACGGCAGCCGCGAGTGGGCGGGGTTCATCCCCTTCGCGCAGCTCCCCCACACCCTGAACCCGCCCGACGGGCTGGTGGTCACGGCGAACAACAAGGTGGTGCCCGACTCGTCCCCGTTGTCGCTGGGCAACGAGCGCAACTGGGCCGAGCCCTACCGCGCCCAGCGCATCACCGAGCTGCTGGAGGCCCGTCCCCGGGGCCTGAGCGTGGCCGACGTGCGCCGGGTGCAGCTGGACACCACCAGCCTGGTCTGGCGCGACTTCCGGGAGGTGATGCTCGCCACCCGCCCGGACGGTGAGGCCAGCAGGGCGGCCCTGGAACGGCTGCGCGGCTGGGACGGCAACCAGACCGTCGACAGCGTGCCGTCCACCCTCTTCGAGGCCTGGCTGATGACCCTGCAGACCCTGGCGCAGGACGAACTGGGCACGCCCTCCGCCATGAACAGCCTGAGCGTGCTGAATCAGCTGCGCGGCGAGGGAGCGCTGTGCCGGAACCGGGGCGCGGGCGTCACGTCCTGCGCCGACCAGCTGAGCAGCAGCCTGCGCCGCGCCGTGGACGACCTGGGCACCCGCCTGGGCAGCGATCCGGCGGGCTGGACGTACGGCCGGCTGCACCGGGTCGCCAGCACCCACCGCGCCTTCGGGAAGGTGCCCGCGCTGGCCTGGCTGTTCAACCACTCGGCCCCCACGCCCGGCGGCACCAACACCGTGAACGTGGCCCGCCCGGAGGTGGGCACCTTCCGCCAGACCCACGGCGCGAGCTACCGCCAGATCGTCGACCTGAGCGACCCCGACGCCAGCCTGTATGTGGGCAGCCTGGGGCAGGGCGGCAACCCGCTGGGGAGTCACGTGGCCGACCAGCAACGCCTCTGGGTGGCCGGCGACTACCTGCCCATGAGCACGAAGCCCGCCGACTGGGGCCGCAGCACCGTGCTCACGCTGCGGCCCGGACGCTAG
- a CDS encoding DMT family transporter, with amino-acid sequence MARVSLHLRGVLLLILVTAIWGSTFAVVKTLGEGLSAPTLITWRFLIATLALLPVVWWAGRRTPAIPQAVAASPLWRDGLILGAWLIAGYGTQTIALQTTTANRAAFFTALSVVLVPLWLVFAQRRRMPLALWWGVPLAVAGLALLSWEGGTLVVGDLWALACAVTYAGFIVALERLAHRHAALGFTLAQVLAVSALALLWLFVSGAPLLPPQEAWGPLLYLGVVATALTTLLQTVGQRAVSAAEASLIYALEPVTATAFSFLLIGERVGLRGALGGLLVVVATVLSQRSGPEPHPETPAPQAE; translated from the coding sequence ATGGCCCGCGTGTCCCTGCACCTGCGCGGCGTCCTCCTGCTCATCCTCGTGACCGCCATCTGGGGCAGCACCTTCGCGGTCGTCAAGACGCTGGGCGAAGGGTTGAGCGCCCCGACCCTGATCACCTGGCGCTTCCTGATCGCCACCCTGGCGCTGCTGCCGGTGGTGTGGTGGGCGGGTCGGCGAACCCCGGCCATCCCGCAGGCCGTGGCCGCCTCACCCCTGTGGCGCGACGGCCTGATCCTGGGCGCCTGGCTGATCGCCGGCTACGGCACCCAGACGATCGCCCTGCAGACCACCACCGCCAACCGCGCGGCCTTCTTCACCGCCCTGAGCGTGGTGCTGGTGCCGCTGTGGCTGGTCTTCGCCCAGCGCCGCCGGATGCCGCTGGCGCTGTGGTGGGGCGTGCCCCTGGCGGTCGCGGGCCTGGCCCTGCTGTCCTGGGAGGGCGGCACGCTGGTGGTGGGCGACCTCTGGGCGCTGGCCTGCGCCGTGACCTACGCGGGCTTCATCGTGGCGCTGGAGCGGCTGGCGCACCGGCACGCCGCTCTGGGGTTCACGCTGGCGCAGGTGCTGGCCGTCAGTGCGCTGGCCCTGCTGTGGCTCTTTGTCAGCGGCGCGCCGCTGCTGCCGCCCCAGGAGGCCTGGGGGCCGCTGCTGTACCTGGGCGTGGTCGCCACCGCCCTGACCACCCTGCTGCAGACGGTCGGGCAGCGCGCGGTCAGCGCCGCCGAGGCCAGCCTGATCTACGCCCTGGAACCCGTGACCGCCACCGCCTTCAGCTTCCTGCTGATCGGCGAGCGGGTGGGCCTGCGCGGCGCGCTGGGGGGGCTGCTGGTGGTGGTCGCCACGGTGCTCAGCCAGCGCAGCGGCCCCGAGCCGCATCCGGAGACCCCGGCGCCGCAGGCCGAGTAG